In Rhizorhabdus phycosphaerae, the genomic stretch CGAGAAGAGCATGAAGCCCCGCACGAAGGCGAGCGTGTCGTCGAGCGTCAGCGCATCGAGGCCGGTATCGATCTCGTGCGAGCCCACGATCCCGCGCGCGCGATCGACCGAAGCCGACCGGATATATTCGATCCGGCGGAACAGCGTCTCTCCGCCATAGGCCTTGATGACGTCGCCGAGCAGGCGTCCGAGGAAGCGGATATCCGGATTCTGGGTGATGGGCGGTGCGCTGGACATGGGTTTATGCTGCGCCGCAATAAAAGCGCCGTCAATACCGCTCCGGTCCGCGCTGCCGCCGCCTTTATCCGCCGGCTGCAAAAATCTCATCGAGGAAGTTGCGCATGGCCTGCCAGCTGCGGCGGTCCGCGCGTGGGCTGTACATCTCTTCCCGCCCCGGATTGGTGAAGGCGTGGACGGTGTGGCCATAGCTGTGCAGCTGCCAGTCGGCGCCGGCCTCGGTCAGTTCCTTCGACAGGGCGAGGACCGTTTCCGGCGGGTCGAGCGGATCGTCCCAGCCATGCAGCACCAGCAGCTTTGCCTTCACGTCGCCATTGGGAAAGGGCGGCGGATCATAGACGCCGTGGAAGCTGACGACGCCGGCGACGTCGGCGCCGCAGCGGGCAAGGTCGAGAACGCACTTTCCGCCGAAGCAGAAGCCGATCGCCGCGACGCGGGCAGCGTCGCCGGGCAGTTCCGCCTCGCAGGCCATGCGGAGCGAGGCGAGGAGGCGACCCCTGAGCAGCCCACGATCCGCGTCCATCTCTCCCATGCGGGCAAGGGCCTCGTCGAAATTGGACGGCCAGTTGCCGAGGCCATAGAGGTCGATCGCCACGCCGACAAAGCCTAGTTCGGCGAGCGACCGGGCCTTGGCTTCCTCGAAGCCGGTGCGTCCCATGAAGGTACCGGCGACGATCACGATCGGCCGGGCGGCATCGCTGCCATCGTCCCAGGCGGCATAGGCCTCGAACGTTACCCCCTGATGCTCGTAACGGATCGTCCTGTTCGCGATGGCCATATGTGCTCCGATGTCATGGATTGCCGCTTATTCGCGCGATGAAGCACCGATTTGCAAGGGTGACAGGCGGGCGGTGGGCCACTAAGAGGCCCGTTCCGTCTCTAACGGTCGATGCTGCGGCGTCCGGGCAGTCCTTCGCATCCTGCTCTCGCCGCCAAGAAGGGGAAGTGATGCCGACGCTCGTCCTTATCCGCCATGGTCAGTCCGCCTGGAATCTCGAAAACCGCTTCACCGGCTGGTGGGACGTCAACCTGACCGAGCAGGGCATCGCCGAGGCGAAGGCAGCCGGCGAACTGATGGCGGCCAAGGGGCTCGACTTCGACCAGTGCTACACCAGCTTCCAGACCCGCGCGATCAAGACGCTGAACCTCGCCCTTGAGGCGATGGGGCGGCTGTGGCTGCCGGTCGAGAAGGACTGGCGCCTCAACGAGCGTCATTATGGCGGCCTGACCGGCCTCAACAAGGCGGAGACCGCCGCCAAGCATGGTGACGACCAGGTCAAGATCTGGCGCCGCAGCTTCGACATTCCGCCGCCCGTGCTGGAGGCCGGCGGCGAGTTCGATCTGTCGAAGGACCGCCGCTATGCCGGCATCGCCATCCCGAACACCGAGAGCCTGAAGGACACGATCGCCCGCGTTCTGCCCTATTGGGAGCAGCGCATCGCCCCCGACCTGAAGGCTGGCAAGCGCGTGGTGATCTCGGCGCATGGCAATTCGCTGCGCGCACTGGTCAAGCATCTGTCGCACATTCCCGACGACGAGATCACCGAACTGGAGATCCCGACCGGGCAGCCGATCGTCTATGAACTCGACGACGCGCTGAACGCACGCGACCGCTATTATCTGTCCGAGCGCTGAGTATAAATCCTCCCCTGCCTTTGCAGGGGAGGGGGACCACCCATAAGGGTGGTGGAGGGGCGATCCACCGTTGCGCATTCCCCTCCACCGCCTGCGGCGGTCCCCCTCCCCGACCCGGGGAGGAAGATTGGGAGTGACGATGGCAGACGTACCGCTGATCGGAATCATCATGGGGAGCCGGTCCGACTGGGAGACCATGTCGCACGCCGCCGCCACCCTGGACGCGCTGGGCGTGGATTATGAGACGAAGGTCGTCTCGGCCCACCGCACGCCGCATCGCCTCTACGACTATGCCACCTCGGCAGCCGGGCGTGGCCTCAAGGTCATCATCGCCGGAGCCGGCGGCGCGGCGCATCTTCCGGGCATGGCCGCCTCGATGACGCGTTTGCCGGTACTGGGTGTGCCGGTCGAATCGAAGGCGTTGAAGGGCATGGACAGCCTCTTGTCGATCGTCCAGATGCCCGGCGGCATCCCGGTCGGCACATTGGCGATCGGAAAGCCCGGCGCGATCAACGCGGCGCTGCTGGGCGCCGCGATCCTGGCAACCAGCGACGATGCGCTTGCCGCCCGGCTGGATGCGTGGCGCGCCCGCCAGACCGCCGACGTTGCCGAGGAACCGTTCGATTGAGCACCGCCCTGATCCCCCCCGGCACGACGATCGGAATCGTCGGCGGCGGCCAGCTCGGCCGCATGCTCAGCATGGCCGCTGCACAATTGGGCTATCGCTGCGCGATCTTCGCCCCGGAACCGAGCGGCCCCGCGGCCGACGTGTCGGCGCGCTGGGTGCAGGGCAATTATGACGATCTCGATGCGCTCCAGGCCTTTGCGCAGAGCGTCGACCTGATCACCTACGAGTTCGAGAATATCCCGGTCGGTCCGCTCGAAGCGCTGCGCGTGCCGCTCGCCCCGCACCCGCGCGCGCTCGCGACCGCGCAGGATCGCGCGACCGAAAAGGCCTTCGTCAAGGCGATCGGCGGACGGCCGGCACCTTGGGCCGTGGTGAGCAGCCGCGAGGATCTGGACGCCGCCGTCAAGCTGATCGGTGCCCCCGCGATCCTCAAGACCCGCCGCTTCGGCTATGACGGCAAAGGCCAGGCCCGCCTCAAGGCCGCTGCCGACGCGGACGAGGCCTGGGCATCGCTTGCCTGGGAGCCGGCGGTGCTCGAAGGCTTCGTCGAGTTCGAGCGCGAATTTTCGATCCTGGTCGTGCGCGGTCGCGACGGTACGATCGCAACCTGGGATCCCGTGCTCAATGTCCATGAAGACGGGATATTGGCACTGTCCACGGTTCCCGCAGGCCTGTCCGATGCGACCGTCGAAGCTGCGAAGGCGCTGGCCGGCAAGATCGTGACCGAGCTCGACTATGTCGGCGTGCTGGCGATCGAGTTCTTCGATACCGAGGCCGGTCCCGTGTTCAACGAAATGGCGCCGCGCGTTCACAATAGCGGCCACTGGACGATCGAAGGCGCGGTGACCTCGCAGTTCGAGAACCACATCCGCGCGATCTGCGGTCTCCCGCTCGGATCGACCGCACGCGCCGCGCCGCGCGTCGAGATGCGCAACCTGATCGGAGAGCAGGCCTCGCATTGGGACCTGATCCTGTCCGATCCGGCGGCCCATCTGCATCTTTACGGCAAGGGACAGGCACGGCCGGGCCGAAAGATGGGCCATGTGACGAAACTGTTTTTCGACTGAGGTCAGGGGCTGGCGACCGGGCGCTCATGCGTCAGACCCAGACTTTCCTGTCGATCCCATATTCGGCGCTGACGTCGCGTTTGAAGCCCTGCAGGCGGATCGGCCTCGACCCGGCGCAAAGCGGTGCTCCCACGATGCGCATCCAGCGGATGCCCCCTCCGGCGGGGCGCAGTTCGACATCGAGGGTGAAGCCACGTCGATGGCGCAGCGCATAATCGCGCAGCTTCTCCATCGCAGCTCTCGATGGTTCGGCATAAAAGTGCAGGGCATCCGACCGCACAACCGGTTCCCCGCGCGGCAGACCGAACAGATCGTACACGCCCTCGGACCAGCTGAGGCTGCCATCGGCCAGATCGCAATCCCAAAGGCCGATCCCCTTGCGGGTCAGGAGCGGACGATCGAGCGCCGGGACGATCGCCTGCTTTCCGGACCAGCTGAACACGCAGCCGAGGTCGAAACGCTGCGCGCGCTCGAACAGCGGCCAGCTGTGTGTCAGTGGCGAAGGGTCGAGCGATGAACCCAAAGCAGAGTCTCCCGTCGATCGGAGCGGGGATTATGCGCGAAAATCCTAACAGTTCGTGACTGTCGAATGGTCGAGCCGGCCTTAGGGCTGTCCCGTTGCGGGACGGCTTCAGCTGCGACGGACCCCGGTCATCTCGGCTTTGCCGAAGGCGCCCATCGTCACCGTGCCGGACAGGCGGTCGCCCTCGACGACCGCCTTTCCCACCAGCGTCATGCGCATCGGCTTGTCCGTCGGCATCTTCCAGATCAGCCGATCGCCCTCGATGCGGCCGTCGATCACGGGCAGTTCGCCGACATCGGCGACGTTGCTGCCCGTGAAGCGATCACCGTCGCGGACGATGGTGAAAACCGATGCCTGTTCGCCGAACGGCGCCTTGGTCACGCAGTCCCAGACTTCGGTGCTCACTGGCCGACCTGCATCTTCTCGACCGGCAGGCCCAGGTCCTTCAGCTGCGGCTCGACCTTCGCGGCGTCGCCGACCACGATCCAGATCAGATCGTCGGGGCGGATTGCCTTGCGGGCGGCAGCGTCGAGATCGGCGGCCTTCATCGCGCGATAACGTGCCGGCAGCTTCTCATAATAGTCGTCGGGACGTCCGAGCGTGTCGAGCGAGATCAGCGCGCCGAGCAGGTCGCCCGAGGTCTCGAACGAGCCGGGCAGCGAGCGGATCTGGTTGTTGATCGTCCGATCCCGTTCTTCCTCCGTCACGCCCTTCGTCGTCAGAAACGCCTTCATGTCGGCAATGGCGGCGGCGATCGAGGCGCCGGTCTTGTCGGTCTGGACCGGCGCGATCACGTACAGCGGCATCGTCTCGCGCAGCATCTGTGCCTGGGTGAAAGCGCCATAGGCCCAGCCCTTGTCCTCGCGCAGGTCCATGTTGAGACGCGACAGGAAGCTGCCGCCGACGACTTCATTGGCGGTGACCAGATCGAGCGGATCGTCCACCCCGCGCGTCGGCAGCAGTTCGCCGGCGAGAATATAGCTTTGCGGGCTCTGCGGCCGGTCGATCACCACGATGCGCGCCGGGCGCGCCATGCGGTCCATGCGGAACTGCTTCTCGCCCTTCGGGGCGGCGGGCTTCGCCCAGCTGCCGAAGCGCGCCTCAAGCAGAGGCTTCAGCTCGGCGAGCGTCGTGTCGCCGGTCACGAAGATCCGCGCGTTGTCGGGCCGCAGCCAGCGGTCGTGGAAGGCCAGCAGGTCGGCACGGGTGACCGCCTTGACGCCCTCCTCGGTGCCGCTGCCCGACATCGGGACGCCATAAGGGTGCAGCTTGCCATAGAGCAGGCTCGGCATGATCCGCCGGGCGATACCGCGCGGCTGGGCGTTCTCGGCCGCGATGCCCGCCAGCACCTGGTTGCGCAGCCTCTCGATTTCGGCAGGCACGAAGGTCGGCCGCTGGATCACGTCAGCGAGCAGGTCGAGCGAGGGCGCAAGATTGGCCTTGAGCGCGAACATCGACACATTGGTGCGGTCCATCGTCGCCGAGCTGGCGATCTGCGCGCCGAGCCGTTCCTGGGCTTCCGCGAGCGCAATCGAATCGCGCTTGCCGGCGCCCTCGTCGAGCAGCGCGAGGGTCAGGCCCTGCGTGCCCAGTTTGTCCTTCGGATCGGCGGCATGGCCGGCGTCGAAGCTGACCGAGAGGCGGACGGTCGGGACCGTCGTGCGGCGGGCGAAGACGACCGGTATGCCGTTGGACAGGGTCGTGCGCTCGATCGCGGGAAAGGTGAGGTCGTTGATCGCCTCGACCGGCGGGGGCGAGGACCGGTCTACCGCCGCGGTCGGGCGGCGGGTCATCGAGATGGCAGGGGCCGCAGCGCCGCCCTCGAAGCGGGGGCTGCGATAATAGCGCGGGGCCATCGCACCGCCCTCGGGCGAGCCTTTGGCCGCACCGCCCGCGATCGCCATGTCCTGTTCGGTGCGTTCGCCCGGCTCAACCACCAGGCGGAAGGCCGGCCGCATGAGCCATTTCTGCAGCGCGGCCTTGATCGTCTGCGGGGTGGCAGCCGCAGCCGCGGCAAGGTCCTTTTTGTACTTCTCGGGATCGTCCGAATAGACCGCGCCCTCGGCCAGCGTGACGGCCTTGCCGCTGAAGCCGCCGACCGTCTCCAGCCCGGAAATCTCGCCCGCCACCTGGCGCGTCGCGGCGCGCTGCACCTCGTCGGCGGTGGGGCCGGTGCGGATATAGTCCGCGATCAGCCGGTCGAGTTCAGCCGCGACCTTGGCTGCGTCGACGCCCGGTTTGACATCGGCGGTGACCTCGACCAGCGACATCTTCTCGAACTGCTGCACCCCTGCCGTCACCGACACGGCGGTCTTGTCCTTGCGGACCAGCGCATTGTCGAGCCGCGAAGAGGCAAGCCCGCCGAGGATGTCCATACCCAGGTCGAGCGGAATCAGGTCGGGATCGTTGAGGCCCGGCACCACCCAGTTGCGATAGATGCGGGTCTGGGCGACGCGGTCCTTCATCACCTGGTCGACCGGCGCCTTCAGCGTCGGGATGGTGACGGCAGTGCGGGGCGTCTCCGGCCCGCGCGGAATGTCGCCGAACCACTTCGCTACCTTCGCCTTTGCGGTCGCCACGTCGATATCGCCGGCCAGCACGAGCACCGCGTTGTTCGGGCCGTAGTGCGAGCGAAACCAGGTCTTGACGTCGTCGAGGCTGGCCGCGTCGAGGTCGCTCATCGAACCGATCGTCGAATGGCGATAGGGGTGGCCTTCGGGGAAGAGTGCGGCGAGCTGCGCATATTCGACCAGCCCATAGGGTTCGTTGTCCCCCTGGCGCTTCTCGTTCTGGACGACGCCGCGCTGGTTATCGAGCTTCGCCTTGTCGATCGCCCCGACTAGATGACCCATGCGATCGGATTCGAGGAACAGTGCCAGATCGAGCGCGCCGGTCGGCACTGTCTCGAAATAGTTGGTGCGATCGAACCAGGTCGTGCCGTTCACGTCGGTCGCGCCGACCGACTCGAGCGGCTTGAAGAAATCCTCATTGGCGTTCTCGGACCCGTTGAACATCAGATGCTCGAACAGATGCGCGAAGCCGGTCTTGCCCGCGGGCTCGTCCTTCGACCCGATATGATACCAGACCGAAACGGCGACCACGGGCGCCTTGCGGTCGGTGTGGACGATGACGCGCAGGCCGTTGTCCAGCGTGAAGCTCTGATAGGGAATGTCGACCTGCTTCACGAGTTCGGTGACAGGAACCGGCGCCTTGGGGGCGGCGGCGAGGGACGGCGTGCAGAGGGCCGTCGCGAGCAACAGGGCGGCGACGGGACGGAACAGGCTGCGGCGCATTCGGGAACTTTCCGGATGGGGGAAGATTGCCAGCCAATCTAGCCTTTGCCGCCAAGGGTGCAATATCCATGCAATACGCCGGTCGAAGGAAGCCTATGGTTCACCGATCCGGATGCGAGGCATGTTAGCGCGGGAGCCACTTGTGTTGCAGAAAAGCCACACCATATCGCCGGTCATGGAAGGCAGGGATCAGGCATGAACCTCGAAAAATTCACCGACCGCTCGAAAGGCTTTCTCCAGTCCGCGCAGACCGTCGCGATCCGGATGAACCACCAGCGCATTTCTCCCGAACATCTGCTCAAGGCGCTGCTCGAAGATGAGCAGGGCATGGCGACGGGCCTCATCAAGGCGTCCGGCGGCGACCCGGCGATCGCGCTGAAGGCGACCGATGCCGCGCTCGCCCGCGTACCATCGGTCAGCGGCAGCGGCGCGCAGCAGACGCCGGGGCTCGACAATGATCTGGCCCGCGTTCTCGACCAGGCCGAGCAGGTCGCGCTGAAGGCGGGCGACTCCTATGTCACGGTCGAGCGGATGCTGCTCGCGCTGGTGCTTTCGCCCGCGACCGCCGCCGGCAAGGCGCTGGCCGAGGCCGGGGTTCGTGCCGAAGCGCTGAACGGCGCGATCAACCAGCTACGCGGCGGGCGGAGCGCCGACACGGCAAGCGCCGAGGATCGCTACGATGCGCTCAAGAAATTCGCCCGCGACCTGACCGCCGCTGCGCGAGAGGGCAAGCTCGACCCGGTGATCGGCCGTGACGAGGAAATCCGGCGCACGATCCAGGTTCTCGCCCGGCGGACGAAGAACAACCCGGTGCTGATCGGCGAACCTGGCGTCGGCAAGACCGCGATCGCCGAGGGCCTGGCCTTGCGCATCGCCAATGGTGACGTGCCCGACGGTCTCAAGGACCGCAAGGTGATGGCGCTCGACATGGGCTCGCTGATCGCCGGCGCCAAATATCGCGGCGAGTTCGAGGAACGTCTCAAGGGCGTGCTCGACGAGGTCAAGGGCGCCGAGGGACAGATCATCCTGTTCATCGACGAGATGCATACGCTGATCGGAGCCGGCAAGTCCGAGGGCGCGATGGATGCGGGCAATCTGCTCAAGCCGGCCCTGGCGCGCGGCGAGCTGCACTGCATCGGCGCGACGACGCTCGACGAATATCGCAAATATGTCGAGAAGGACCCGGCGCTGCAGCGGCGTTTCCAGCCGGTGTTCGTCGGCGAGCCGACCGTCGAGGACACGATATCGATCCTGCGGGGACTCAAGGAGAAATATGAGCTGCACCACGGCGTGCGGATCACCGACGGGGCGATCGTCTCGGCGGCGACCTTGAGCAACCGCTACATCACCGACCGCTTCCTGCCCGACAAGGCGATCGACCTGATGGACGAGGCTGCCTCCCGCCTGCGCATGGAGGTCGAGTCGAAGCCCGAGGAGATCGAAAATCTCGACCGTCGGATCATCCAGCTCAAGATCGAACGCGAGGCGCTGAAGCGCGA encodes the following:
- a CDS encoding dienelactone hydrolase family protein; translation: MAIANRTIRYEHQGVTFEAYAAWDDGSDAARPIVIVAGTFMGRTGFEEAKARSLAELGFVGVAIDLYGLGNWPSNFDEALARMGEMDADRGLLRGRLLASLRMACEAELPGDAARVAAIGFCFGGKCVLDLARCGADVAGVVSFHGVYDPPPFPNGDVKAKLLVLHGWDDPLDPPETVLALSKELTEAGADWQLHSYGHTVHAFTNPGREEMYSPRADRRSWQAMRNFLDEIFAAGG
- the gpmA gene encoding 2,3-diphosphoglycerate-dependent phosphoglycerate mutase, yielding MPTLVLIRHGQSAWNLENRFTGWWDVNLTEQGIAEAKAAGELMAAKGLDFDQCYTSFQTRAIKTLNLALEAMGRLWLPVEKDWRLNERHYGGLTGLNKAETAAKHGDDQVKIWRRSFDIPPPVLEAGGEFDLSKDRRYAGIAIPNTESLKDTIARVLPYWEQRIAPDLKAGKRVVISAHGNSLRALVKHLSHIPDDEITELEIPTGQPIVYELDDALNARDRYYLSER
- the purE gene encoding 5-(carboxyamino)imidazole ribonucleotide mutase, with the translated sequence MADVPLIGIIMGSRSDWETMSHAAATLDALGVDYETKVVSAHRTPHRLYDYATSAAGRGLKVIIAGAGGAAHLPGMAASMTRLPVLGVPVESKALKGMDSLLSIVQMPGGIPVGTLAIGKPGAINAALLGAAILATSDDALAARLDAWRARQTADVAEEPFD
- a CDS encoding 5-(carboxyamino)imidazole ribonucleotide synthase is translated as MSTALIPPGTTIGIVGGGQLGRMLSMAAAQLGYRCAIFAPEPSGPAADVSARWVQGNYDDLDALQAFAQSVDLITYEFENIPVGPLEALRVPLAPHPRALATAQDRATEKAFVKAIGGRPAPWAVVSSREDLDAAVKLIGAPAILKTRRFGYDGKGQARLKAAADADEAWASLAWEPAVLEGFVEFEREFSILVVRGRDGTIATWDPVLNVHEDGILALSTVPAGLSDATVEAAKALAGKIVTELDYVGVLAIEFFDTEAGPVFNEMAPRVHNSGHWTIEGAVTSQFENHIRAICGLPLGSTARAAPRVEMRNLIGEQASHWDLILSDPAAHLHLYGKGQARPGRKMGHVTKLFFD
- a CDS encoding M16 family metallopeptidase, which codes for MRRSLFRPVAALLLATALCTPSLAAAPKAPVPVTELVKQVDIPYQSFTLDNGLRVIVHTDRKAPVVAVSVWYHIGSKDEPAGKTGFAHLFEHLMFNGSENANEDFFKPLESVGATDVNGTTWFDRTNYFETVPTGALDLALFLESDRMGHLVGAIDKAKLDNQRGVVQNEKRQGDNEPYGLVEYAQLAALFPEGHPYRHSTIGSMSDLDAASLDDVKTWFRSHYGPNNAVLVLAGDIDVATAKAKVAKWFGDIPRGPETPRTAVTIPTLKAPVDQVMKDRVAQTRIYRNWVVPGLNDPDLIPLDLGMDILGGLASSRLDNALVRKDKTAVSVTAGVQQFEKMSLVEVTADVKPGVDAAKVAAELDRLIADYIRTGPTADEVQRAATRQVAGEISGLETVGGFSGKAVTLAEGAVYSDDPEKYKKDLAAAAAATPQTIKAALQKWLMRPAFRLVVEPGERTEQDMAIAGGAAKGSPEGGAMAPRYYRSPRFEGGAAAPAISMTRRPTAAVDRSSPPPVEAINDLTFPAIERTTLSNGIPVVFARRTTVPTVRLSVSFDAGHAADPKDKLGTQGLTLALLDEGAGKRDSIALAEAQERLGAQIASSATMDRTNVSMFALKANLAPSLDLLADVIQRPTFVPAEIERLRNQVLAGIAAENAQPRGIARRIMPSLLYGKLHPYGVPMSGSGTEEGVKAVTRADLLAFHDRWLRPDNARIFVTGDTTLAELKPLLEARFGSWAKPAAPKGEKQFRMDRMARPARIVVIDRPQSPQSYILAGELLPTRGVDDPLDLVTANEVVGGSFLSRLNMDLREDKGWAYGAFTQAQMLRETMPLYVIAPVQTDKTGASIAAAIADMKAFLTTKGVTEEERDRTINNQIRSLPGSFETSGDLLGALISLDTLGRPDDYYEKLPARYRAMKAADLDAAARKAIRPDDLIWIVVGDAAKVEPQLKDLGLPVEKMQVGQ
- the clpB gene encoding ATP-dependent chaperone ClpB, whose protein sequence is MNLEKFTDRSKGFLQSAQTVAIRMNHQRISPEHLLKALLEDEQGMATGLIKASGGDPAIALKATDAALARVPSVSGSGAQQTPGLDNDLARVLDQAEQVALKAGDSYVTVERMLLALVLSPATAAGKALAEAGVRAEALNGAINQLRGGRSADTASAEDRYDALKKFARDLTAAAREGKLDPVIGRDEEIRRTIQVLARRTKNNPVLIGEPGVGKTAIAEGLALRIANGDVPDGLKDRKVMALDMGSLIAGAKYRGEFEERLKGVLDEVKGAEGQIILFIDEMHTLIGAGKSEGAMDAGNLLKPALARGELHCIGATTLDEYRKYVEKDPALQRRFQPVFVGEPTVEDTISILRGLKEKYELHHGVRITDGAIVSAATLSNRYITDRFLPDKAIDLMDEAASRLRMEVESKPEEIENLDRRIIQLKIEREALKRETDAASKDRLDALEAELVELEEQSAELTQRWQGEKEKINAEAKLKEQLDAARIELDQAQRRGDLGRAGEISYGVIPGLERELAEAQSASAGAMLREEVTSEDIASVVSRWTGIPVDKMLEGEREKLLAMEEELGRRVIGQKDAIEAVSRAVRRSRAGLQDPNRPLGSFLFLGPTGVGKTELTKALADFLFDDSSAMVRIDMSEFMEKHSVARLIGAPPGYVGYEEGGVLTEAVRRRPYQVVLFDEVEKAHGDVFNVLLQVLDDGRLTDGQGRTVDFSNTLIILTSNLGSQYLANLGEGQAVETVHDQVMDVVRAHFRPEFLNRLDEIILFHRLGQEHMGPIVDIQVGRVGKLLKDRKIRLELTEGARAWLGRVGYDPVYGARPLKRAVQKYLQDPLAEALLRGEVPDGSTVRIDEGDGRLAIEVA